The Mesobacillus jeotgali genome window below encodes:
- a CDS encoding glycoside hydrolase family 18 protein, which translates to MQIHVVQQGETLTQIAQRYGSTVADINEANELPNPNNLVIGQAMVIPIVGSFYFVQPGDSLWAISRRFGTTPQELARINGISVNQPLSVGFRLYIPQRPKTNAEFNAYVEPRGNTVAPALETAAREAAPYLTYLAPFSFQALRDGSLKEPLLNNFPAIAEANNNILMMVITNQENDQFSDELGRIILNDMAVQDKFLNNIVATAKKYGFRDIHFDFEFLRPADREAYNTFLRKARDRFKQEGWFISTALAPKTSAAQEGAWYTAHDYKAHGEIVDFVVIMTYEWGYSGGPAQAVSPIGPVRQVLEYAISEMPSQKIMMGQNLYGYDWTLPFVEGSIARAVSPQQAIQIAADNNVPIQYNTKSQAPTFRYTAQDGKQHEVWFEDARSIQAKFDLIKELNLRGMSYWKLGLSFPQNWLLIQDNFNVVKR; encoded by the coding sequence ATGCAAATTCATGTGGTACAGCAAGGAGAGACACTGACACAGATTGCCCAGAGGTACGGGTCAACTGTTGCGGATATAAACGAGGCTAATGAACTGCCTAATCCTAATAATCTTGTAATCGGCCAGGCGATGGTCATCCCCATTGTCGGAAGCTTTTACTTTGTCCAGCCAGGCGACAGCCTCTGGGCCATTTCAAGAAGGTTCGGTACCACTCCGCAAGAACTTGCAAGGATCAACGGAATATCGGTCAACCAGCCGTTGTCAGTCGGTTTCCGTCTATATATTCCGCAGCGGCCGAAAACAAATGCGGAATTCAATGCGTATGTTGAACCGCGAGGGAACACCGTGGCACCTGCTCTGGAAACAGCAGCACGAGAAGCTGCCCCTTATTTAACCTATCTTGCCCCGTTCAGCTTCCAGGCCTTGCGTGATGGTTCATTGAAGGAGCCGCTGCTGAACAATTTCCCGGCCATTGCCGAGGCAAACAACAATATATTGATGATGGTCATCACCAATCAGGAAAATGACCAGTTCAGTGATGAACTCGGCCGTATCATCCTGAATGACATGGCCGTCCAGGACAAATTCCTGAACAATATCGTTGCCACAGCCAAAAAATATGGATTCCGCGATATCCACTTTGATTTTGAATTCCTCCGCCCTGCCGACCGTGAAGCCTATAACACCTTCCTGCGAAAAGCAAGGGATCGTTTTAAACAGGAAGGCTGGTTCATTTCCACTGCACTTGCCCCTAAAACTAGTGCAGCCCAAGAAGGTGCGTGGTATACGGCGCATGATTATAAAGCGCATGGAGAAATTGTCGATTTCGTCGTCATCATGACCTATGAATGGGGTTATAGCGGCGGGCCTGCACAGGCAGTCTCCCCCATCGGACCTGTCCGCCAGGTGCTGGAGTATGCCATCAGTGAAATGCCATCACAAAAAATCATGATGGGCCAGAATCTTTATGGCTATGATTGGACGCTTCCATTTGTCGAAGGATCCATCGCAAGGGCCGTCAGTCCACAGCAGGCGATCCAGATTGCAGCCGATAATAATGTACCGATCCAGTACAATACAAAATCTCAGGCGCCGACCTTCCGATATACAGCGCAAGATGGAAAACAACATGAAGTCTGGTTTGAGGACGCAAGGTCCATCCAGGCAAAATTCGATCTGATAAAAGAATTGAACCTAAGGGGAATGAGCTACTGGAAGCTCGGACTGTCCTTCCCGCAAAACTGGCTGCTCATCCAGGATAATTTCAATGTGGTAAAAAGATAA
- a CDS encoding deoxynucleoside kinase gives MEGTPFITVEGPIGIGKTSLARAISERFQFALLKEIVDENPFLGKFYDNIEEWSFQTEMFFLCNRYKQLGDINEHYLSKDKSVVADYHIMKNLIFAQRTLNEQEYKKYLDIYQILTKDMPKPNVIIYLNASLDTLLKRIKMRGREVEKNISPLYLEQLSLDYEQAMLQFEKDHPEIPVLRFSGDDLDFVKNEEDLQLIIDQLTASLRKRSVQP, from the coding sequence GTGGAAGGAACACCTTTTATAACGGTTGAAGGACCAATCGGTATTGGTAAAACGTCATTAGCACGTGCTATCTCCGAGCGGTTTCAATTTGCACTTTTAAAGGAAATTGTCGATGAAAATCCATTTTTGGGGAAGTTTTACGATAACATAGAAGAATGGAGTTTCCAGACAGAAATGTTTTTCCTCTGCAATCGATATAAGCAGCTTGGAGATATTAATGAACATTACCTCAGCAAAGACAAATCAGTCGTAGCTGATTATCATATCATGAAAAACCTCATTTTCGCCCAGCGCACATTAAATGAACAGGAATACAAAAAATATCTAGATATTTATCAAATCCTGACAAAAGATATGCCTAAACCGAATGTCATCATTTACTTGAATGCAAGTCTTGATACATTGCTGAAGCGAATCAAAATGCGCGGCCGCGAAGTCGAAAAAAACATCAGCCCTTTATATTTAGAGCAATTATCTCTTGATTATGAACAAGCCATGCTTCAGTTCGAGAAAGACCACCCTGAAATCCCTGTTCTTCGTTTCAGCGGCGATGACCTGGATTTTGTTAAAAATGAAGAAGATCTCCAGCTGATCATTGACCAGCTTACCGCATCATTAAGAAAAAGGAGCGTACAACCATGA
- the guaB gene encoding IMP dehydrogenase produces MWESKFAKEGLTFDDVLLVPAKSEVLPKDVSLQVNLTETLKLNIPIISAGMDTVTESELAISIARQGGLGVIHKNMSIEQQADQVDKVKRSESGVITDPFFLTPEHQVFDAEHLMGKYRISGVPIVNNEEEQKLVGIITNRDMRFIQDYSIKIEDVMTKTELVTASVGTTLEEAEKILQRHKIEKLPLVNDEGVLKGLITIKDIEKVIEFPNSSKDSKGRLLCGAAVGVTGDTMKRVEMLVKSHVDVIVVDTAHGHSKGVIDTVRQIRESYPDLNIIAGNVATAEATRDLIEAGADIVKVGIGPGSICTTRVVAGVGVPQITAVYDCATEARKHGKAIIADGGIKYSGDIVKALAAGGHAVMLGSLLAGVSESPGETEIYQGRRFKVYRGMGSVGAMEKGSKDRYFQEDNKKFVPEGIEGRIPYKGPLTDTIYQLVGGIRSGMGYCGTANLEELRENAQFIKMTGAGLRESHPHDVQITKEAPNYSMS; encoded by the coding sequence ATGTGGGAAAGTAAATTTGCAAAAGAAGGATTAACGTTTGATGATGTGCTGTTGGTGCCTGCCAAATCCGAGGTATTGCCAAAAGATGTGAGCCTGCAGGTCAACCTGACTGAGACTCTGAAGTTGAATATACCAATCATCAGTGCTGGCATGGATACTGTAACAGAATCTGAACTAGCCATCTCGATTGCTAGGCAGGGCGGCCTTGGGGTCATACATAAAAACATGTCGATAGAGCAGCAGGCAGACCAGGTCGATAAAGTGAAGCGTTCTGAAAGTGGAGTCATAACGGATCCGTTCTTTTTAACTCCTGAGCATCAAGTATTTGATGCTGAACATTTGATGGGGAAATACCGGATCTCGGGTGTCCCAATCGTCAACAATGAGGAAGAACAGAAGCTTGTTGGAATCATCACCAACCGTGATATGCGTTTTATCCAGGATTACTCCATTAAAATCGAAGATGTCATGACGAAGACTGAACTGGTGACTGCTTCGGTGGGAACTACCCTTGAAGAAGCAGAGAAGATCCTTCAGCGCCATAAGATTGAAAAGCTCCCACTAGTAAATGACGAAGGCGTATTGAAAGGGCTCATCACCATTAAAGATATTGAAAAAGTAATCGAGTTTCCGAACTCTTCGAAGGATTCAAAAGGTCGCTTGTTGTGCGGTGCAGCAGTCGGTGTAACAGGCGATACGATGAAACGTGTTGAAATGCTTGTGAAATCTCATGTAGATGTAATCGTTGTCGATACCGCGCATGGTCACTCAAAGGGTGTAATTGATACGGTAAGGCAGATACGTGAAAGCTATCCGGACTTGAATATTATTGCCGGAAATGTTGCTACAGCTGAAGCCACTAGAGACTTGATAGAAGCAGGTGCCGATATCGTAAAGGTTGGGATCGGACCAGGTTCTATCTGTACAACGAGGGTTGTGGCAGGTGTTGGTGTTCCGCAAATTACCGCAGTATATGATTGTGCGACAGAAGCTCGAAAGCACGGCAAGGCAATCATTGCAGACGGCGGGATCAAATATTCAGGAGATATCGTTAAGGCACTTGCAGCCGGAGGCCACGCTGTGATGCTCGGAAGCTTGCTTGCGGGTGTCAGTGAAAGTCCGGGAGAAACTGAAATCTATCAAGGAAGACGCTTCAAAGTATACCGCGGAATGGGATCTGTTGGAGCAATGGAAAAGGGATCTAAGGATCGTTACTTCCAGGAAGACAATAAGAAGTTCGTTCCAGAAGGTATAGAGGGCAGGATACCGTATAAAGGGCCACTTACAGATACAATCTATCAACTCGTTGGTGGCATTCGTTCAGGAATGGGATACTGTGGAACAGCTAATCTCGAGGAATTGAGAGAGAATGCCCAATTCATCAAGATGACAGGAGCGGGTTTAAGGGAAAGTCACCCGCATGACGTCCAGATCACGAAAGAAGCACCGAATTACTCCATGAGCTGA
- the pdxT gene encoding pyridoxal 5'-phosphate synthase glutaminase subunit PdxT: MVKIGVLGLQGAVREHIWAIEASGAEGIVIKRPDQLAEVDGLIIPGGESTTIRRLIDKYGFMEELKKFAAEGKAMFGTCAGLILLANDLVGYDEPHIGVMDVKVERNSFGRQRESFEADIDISGVAENFSAVFIRAPHIVEAGENVEVLAKHNDRIVAARDGQFLGCSFHPELTDDYRLMSYFVKMVEETKSKNFA, encoded by the coding sequence ATGGTGAAAATTGGAGTACTTGGCCTTCAGGGTGCCGTACGAGAGCATATATGGGCAATTGAGGCATCCGGGGCGGAAGGTATTGTCATTAAGCGTCCTGACCAGCTTGCCGAAGTCGATGGACTGATCATCCCTGGAGGGGAAAGCACCACAATTCGCCGGCTGATTGATAAGTACGGCTTCATGGAAGAGTTGAAAAAGTTTGCTGCGGAAGGCAAAGCAATGTTCGGGACTTGTGCCGGACTGATTCTGCTTGCGAATGACCTGGTAGGCTATGATGAGCCGCACATCGGTGTCATGGATGTGAAGGTTGAGCGGAATTCATTTGGGCGCCAGCGTGAAAGCTTTGAAGCTGATATAGATATTTCAGGAGTTGCTGAAAATTTCTCTGCCGTGTTTATCAGGGCACCTCATATTGTGGAGGCTGGAGAGAATGTCGAAGTGCTGGCGAAGCATAATGACCGGATTGTCGCTGCTCGTGACGGGCAGTTCCTCGGCTGTTCCTTCCATCCGGAGTTGACAGATGATTATAGACTCATGAGCTACTTTGTGAAAATGGTCGAGGAGACTAAGAGTAAAAATTTTGCATAA
- the tadA gene encoding tRNA adenosine(34) deaminase TadA: MEHTPDERYMLEAIEEAKKAGQMDEVPIGAVIVLEGEIIARAHNLRETKQSSIAHAEVLAIDEACKKLGTWRLEEAVLYVTLEPCPMCAGAIMLSRVKKVVYGASDPKGGCAGTFMNILQDERFNHQSEVVTGVLEEECGALLSDFFRKLREKKKLKKKQVKEELEQQTGIDRG; this comes from the coding sequence ATGGAACATACTCCAGATGAACGATATATGTTAGAAGCAATTGAAGAAGCGAAAAAAGCTGGCCAGATGGATGAGGTGCCGATCGGTGCGGTGATTGTCCTGGAAGGCGAGATTATTGCCCGGGCCCATAATCTTCGCGAAACGAAGCAAAGCTCGATTGCCCATGCAGAGGTTCTCGCGATCGACGAGGCCTGCAAGAAGCTCGGTACATGGAGGCTGGAGGAAGCCGTTTTGTACGTGACCCTCGAACCCTGTCCGATGTGTGCCGGCGCAATCATGCTGTCACGGGTGAAGAAAGTGGTTTATGGAGCAAGTGACCCGAAAGGCGGTTGTGCCGGCACCTTCATGAACATTCTCCAGGATGAGCGATTCAACCACCAAAGTGAAGTGGTGACTGGCGTACTGGAAGAAGAATGCGGAGCATTGTTGTCCGACTTTTTCAGGAAGCTGCGGGAAAAAAAGAAGCTGAAAAAGAAGCAGGTAAAAGAGGAATTGGAACAACAGACAGGAATTGACAGGGGATAA
- the pdxS gene encoding pyridoxal 5'-phosphate synthase lyase subunit PdxS, which yields MKTGTDRVKRGMAEMQKGGVIMDVVNAEQAKIAEEAGAVAVMALERVPSDIRAAGGVARMADPRIVEEVMGAVTIPVMAKARIGHIVEARVLEAMGVDYIDESEVLTPADEEFHLNKRDYTVPFVCGCRDLGEAARRIGEGASMLRTKGEPGTGNIVEAVRHIRKVNAQVRKVVAMDMDELMTEAKLLGAPYELLLEIKQLGRLPVVNFAAGGVATPADAALMMQLGADGVFVGSGIFKSDNPAKFAKAIVEATTHYQDYELIANISKGLGIPMKGMEISSLAPEARMQDRGW from the coding sequence ATGAAGACAGGTACTGATCGTGTTAAACGTGGTATGGCAGAAATGCAAAAGGGCGGCGTCATAATGGATGTTGTCAATGCCGAGCAGGCAAAGATTGCTGAAGAAGCTGGTGCAGTGGCGGTAATGGCACTGGAACGTGTTCCTTCAGATATCCGTGCTGCGGGTGGAGTAGCAAGAATGGCTGACCCAAGGATCGTTGAAGAAGTAATGGGTGCTGTCACAATTCCCGTTATGGCAAAAGCACGAATTGGCCACATCGTTGAAGCGCGCGTGCTCGAAGCGATGGGTGTTGACTATATCGATGAAAGTGAAGTTCTGACTCCTGCCGATGAAGAATTTCACCTGAATAAAAGAGATTATACAGTTCCTTTTGTATGCGGATGCCGTGACCTTGGCGAGGCAGCAAGAAGGATTGGAGAAGGAGCCTCCATGCTTCGTACAAAGGGAGAGCCTGGTACGGGCAATATCGTAGAAGCTGTACGTCATATCCGCAAGGTAAATGCCCAGGTGCGTAAGGTAGTCGCGATGGATATGGATGAGCTAATGACAGAAGCAAAGCTTCTAGGTGCACCATATGAGCTTCTGCTTGAAATCAAGCAGCTTGGACGCCTTCCAGTTGTGAACTTTGCAGCAGGCGGTGTAGCCACACCGGCTGACGCAGCCTTGATGATGCAGCTGGGAGCTGACGGAGTATTTGTAGGCAGTGGCATCTTTAAATCTGATAATCCGGCGAAGTTCGCAAAGGCAATCGTCGAAGCGACTACTCATTATCAGGATTACGAACTGATTGCGAACATTTCGAAAGGCCTTGGCATCCCGATGAAGGGCATGGAGATTTCATCATTGGCACCTGAAGCCCGCATGCAGGACCGCGGCTGGTAA
- a CDS encoding deoxynucleoside kinase yields MNLRTKYDIPANAVITIAGTVGVGKSTMTNALADALRFRTSFEKVDTNPYLDKFYADFERWSFHLQIYFLAERFKEQKRIFEYGGGFIQDRSIYEDTGIFAKMHYEKGTMSPVDYETYKSLFEAMVMTPYFPHPDLLIYLEGSLDDILERIKLRGRPMEQQTPITYWEEMHGRYENWINNFNACPVLRLNINDYDLFNNPESIEPIVEKIATHIKQTQLLKK; encoded by the coding sequence ATGAATCTGAGAACAAAATACGACATCCCGGCTAATGCGGTCATCACGATTGCCGGAACAGTTGGAGTCGGCAAATCGACAATGACGAATGCCCTGGCGGATGCCCTTCGGTTCCGTACATCCTTTGAAAAAGTAGATACAAATCCTTATCTTGATAAGTTCTACGCTGATTTCGAACGCTGGAGCTTCCACTTGCAAATCTACTTCCTTGCTGAGCGCTTCAAGGAGCAGAAAAGGATTTTTGAATACGGCGGCGGCTTTATCCAGGACCGTTCCATTTACGAAGATACAGGCATCTTCGCAAAAATGCATTATGAAAAAGGCACAATGTCCCCAGTGGATTACGAAACTTACAAAAGCCTATTCGAAGCAATGGTGATGACACCATACTTCCCTCATCCAGACCTGTTGATCTATCTCGAAGGTTCACTTGATGACATCCTTGAGCGCATCAAGCTAAGAGGACGTCCAATGGAACAGCAGACACCGATCACCTATTGGGAAGAAATGCACGGCCGTTATGAAAACTGGATCAATAACTTCAACGCATGCCCAGTCCTGCGCTTGAACATCAATGATTATGACTTGTTCAACAATCCTGAATCAATCGAACCGATTGTTGAGAAAATCGCTACACACATCAAGCAAACTCAATTATTGAAGAAATAA
- a CDS encoding serine hydrolase has translation MRKQKQLSMFFVAFILTITTVFSGFSTEAEAAEGQLGIDAEAAMLIDADTGRVLYEKNSDVVLGVASMAKMMTEYMVLEAVKEGKLKWDQKVKINEYVHKLSAAPGLSNVGLTQGEDYTVKELYEAMAIHSGNAATVALAEVLSGTEKNHVEKMNKKAAELGLKDYKFVNSSGLNNSDLLGQHPAGNPDEENVMSARSLAKLAFHLLNDYPEVLDTASMPSLKFRDGREYKNFNWMLPGLIYQYEGVDGLKTGSTDFAGYGFTATAMRNDQRVISVVMKADSKDSRFSETRKILDFAFSNFTEEELVKKNHQIKGKKTLPVTKGKEDSVKIQSKDAITMTIRNGEKDQYEPVLVLDKKKLNKNGELTAPIKKGEQVGYMTVKSKKDENISFLTEEGQKQVQVPVVAAESVEKANWFVLMMRGIGGFFGDLFGGVADTVKGWF, from the coding sequence ATTCGTAAACAGAAACAGCTTTCAATGTTCTTTGTTGCATTTATTTTAACGATTACAACCGTCTTTTCAGGATTCTCAACGGAAGCTGAAGCAGCAGAAGGTCAACTAGGCATCGATGCCGAGGCAGCCATGCTGATTGATGCAGATACAGGCCGAGTTTTATATGAGAAAAATTCAGATGTCGTTCTTGGCGTAGCTTCCATGGCAAAAATGATGACAGAATATATGGTTCTCGAAGCAGTTAAAGAAGGAAAGCTGAAATGGGACCAAAAGGTAAAAATCAATGAGTATGTCCATAAATTATCTGCTGCACCTGGACTATCCAATGTTGGGTTAACTCAAGGTGAAGACTATACAGTAAAAGAACTATATGAAGCGATGGCAATCCATTCCGGAAATGCTGCTACCGTCGCACTAGCAGAGGTCCTTTCTGGAACAGAAAAGAACCATGTCGAAAAAATGAACAAAAAAGCTGCTGAGCTCGGCTTGAAGGATTATAAATTTGTTAACTCTTCAGGATTGAACAATAGCGATCTTTTAGGACAGCATCCTGCGGGCAATCCGGATGAAGAGAATGTCATGTCTGCCCGCTCATTGGCGAAGCTTGCTTTCCATTTATTGAATGATTACCCGGAAGTATTGGATACAGCAAGCATGCCTTCCTTGAAGTTCCGCGACGGACGTGAATATAAGAACTTTAACTGGATGCTTCCAGGTCTTATCTACCAATACGAAGGTGTCGATGGTTTAAAGACAGGATCGACTGATTTTGCAGGCTATGGCTTTACAGCTACTGCAATGAGAAATGACCAAAGAGTCATTTCTGTTGTCATGAAGGCAGACTCCAAGGACAGCCGTTTTTCTGAAACGCGCAAAATCCTCGACTTTGCTTTCAGTAATTTTACAGAAGAAGAGCTTGTGAAAAAGAATCACCAGATCAAAGGCAAGAAGACCCTTCCGGTTACAAAAGGGAAGGAAGACAGCGTGAAGATCCAATCTAAAGATGCCATTACGATGACAATCAGGAATGGTGAAAAGGATCAATATGAACCAGTACTTGTACTGGATAAGAAGAAGCTGAATAAAAATGGCGAACTGACTGCTCCGATCAAGAAAGGTGAACAAGTTGGCTATATGACTGTTAAGTCCAAGAAGGATGAAAACATCAGCTTTTTAACAGAAGAAGGACAAAAGCAAGTCCAGGTACCAGTTGTCGCTGCTGAAAGTGTCGAAAAGGCAAACTGGTTCGTGCTGATGATGCGCGGAATCGGCGGTTTCTTCGGAGATCTGTTCGGTGGAGTAGCGGATACAGTCAAGGGCTGGTTTTAA
- a CDS encoding isochorismatase family cysteine hydrolase, with translation MAKTALLIIDMINDFNFDAGEALARNTKEIIDPILKLKKSFNEKDMPVIYINDHYNLWQADFEKIMDFCSNETSKDIIKKIAPKKNQDYFLIKPKHSAFYGTALHTLLQQLKVDTLILSGIAGNICVLFTANDAYMREYNLVIPEDFIASNDEQDNKYALTMMKNVLSADTRPSRELDL, from the coding sequence ATGGCAAAAACTGCTCTATTGATCATCGATATGATCAATGATTTTAATTTTGATGCAGGGGAAGCCCTGGCAAGAAACACAAAAGAAATCATCGATCCTATTTTAAAGTTAAAGAAATCATTCAATGAAAAGGACATGCCTGTCATCTATATTAATGACCATTATAATCTATGGCAGGCGGATTTTGAAAAAATCATGGACTTTTGCTCAAATGAAACGAGCAAGGACATCATTAAGAAAATCGCACCTAAAAAAAATCAGGATTATTTTTTAATTAAACCAAAGCACTCCGCTTTTTATGGAACGGCCCTTCATACCCTGCTTCAGCAATTAAAGGTCGATACATTGATTCTGTCAGGAATCGCAGGCAACATTTGTGTGCTTTTCACCGCAAATGATGCGTATATGCGTGAATACAACCTGGTCATTCCCGAGGACTTCATTGCCTCCAATGATGAACAAGATAATAAATACGCACTGACCATGATGAAAAACGTCCTGTCCGCCGATACAAGACCCTCCAGGGAGCTTGATTTATAA
- the serS gene encoding serine--tRNA ligase, with translation MLDVKYLRANFEDVKQKLQHRGEDMTDFGKFEDLDVKRRELILQAEQLKSRRNEVSQQVAQLKREKQDADHLIAEMREVGDKIKVLDDQLREVEEELENLMLSIPNIPHESVPIGETEDDNVEVRKWGEIRDFDFEAKPHWDVADHLKILDFERAGKVTGSRFVFYKGLGARLERALISFMLDLHVDEHGYKEVLPPYMVNRASMTGTGQLPKFEEDAFRIESEDYFLIPTAEVPVTNMHRDEILTADELPINYAAYSACFRSEAGSAGRDTRGLIRQHQFNKVELVKFVKPEDSYDELEKLTGHAEKVLQLLGLPYRVLSMCSADLGFTAAKKYDIEVWIPSYGTYREISSCSNFEGFQARRANIRFRREAKAKPEHVHTLNGSGLAIGRTVAAILENYQQADGSVIIPEVLRPYMGNREVIAPE, from the coding sequence GTGTTAGATGTAAAGTATTTAAGAGCGAATTTTGAAGATGTAAAACAGAAGCTCCAGCACCGTGGCGAAGACATGACTGATTTCGGCAAGTTTGAGGACCTGGATGTGAAACGCAGGGAATTGATCCTTCAGGCTGAACAGCTGAAGAGCAGAAGGAATGAAGTGTCCCAGCAGGTTGCTCAGCTTAAGCGTGAGAAGCAGGATGCAGACCACTTGATCGCTGAGATGCGCGAGGTAGGCGACAAAATCAAGGTTCTGGATGACCAGCTGCGTGAGGTCGAAGAAGAGCTGGAAAACCTGATGCTCAGCATTCCGAATATCCCGCACGAAAGTGTTCCGATTGGTGAAACAGAAGACGATAATGTGGAAGTTCGCAAATGGGGAGAAATCCGTGATTTTGATTTCGAAGCTAAGCCGCACTGGGATGTCGCAGACCATTTGAAGATCCTTGATTTTGAACGTGCAGGAAAAGTAACCGGCAGCCGATTTGTTTTTTACAAGGGCTTGGGAGCACGCCTGGAGCGCGCGTTGATCAGCTTCATGCTTGACCTTCATGTTGACGAGCATGGCTACAAGGAAGTCCTTCCTCCGTATATGGTCAATCGTGCAAGCATGACAGGAACAGGACAGCTTCCTAAGTTCGAAGAAGATGCATTCCGAATCGAGAGCGAAGATTACTTCCTGATTCCGACTGCGGAAGTACCTGTTACGAATATGCACCGTGATGAAATCCTGACTGCAGATGAGCTTCCAATCAATTATGCAGCATACAGCGCATGTTTCCGTTCTGAAGCAGGCTCTGCAGGCCGCGATACTCGTGGCTTGATCCGCCAGCATCAGTTCAACAAAGTAGAATTAGTGAAGTTCGTGAAGCCTGAGGATTCTTATGATGAGCTCGAAAAGCTGACAGGGCATGCTGAGAAAGTGCTACAGCTATTAGGCCTTCCATACCGTGTGCTGAGCATGTGTTCTGCAGACCTTGGCTTTACGGCTGCGAAGAAATATGACATTGAAGTCTGGATTCCAAGCTACGGCACATACAGAGAAATCTCTTCTTGCAGTAACTTTGAAGGATTCCAGGCAAGACGTGCGAATATCCGGTTCCGCCGCGAAGCCAAGGCGAAGCCAGAGCATGTGCATACACTGAACGGATCTGGCCTTGCGATCGGCCGTACGGTTGCTGCCATACTTGAGAATTACCAGCAGGCTGACGGAAGTGTCATCATTCCGGAAGTATTGCGTCCATACATGGGCAATAGGGAAGTTATTGCACCGGAATAA